The following coding sequences are from one Bifidobacterium sp. window:
- the prmC gene encoding peptide chain release factor N(5)-glutamine methyltransferase — MSGLVRSISGQLLSAGIDTPEHDARMLVSEAFSMSLADLRMAEILNKTVVDMMPVSAPELSSTAAAAPITPQKLLNDLSSQVVRRMQREPLQLIQGHTWFRYIDVQVGPGVFIPRPETESLVQSGIDWIQQQHIVKPRIVDLCAGSGVIGLSLCKELPKAQVWAVERSPAASVWTAKNRDALIDNAGISPTQYQLALADATDSATLDELDGSIDMVISNPPYIPEDNAPTQPEVVDWDPAMALYGGSADGLRIPAAIIRRASSFLHQGGVLLMEHDITQAKALCDQARQHGFTHARTADDLTGRPRFLVATL, encoded by the coding sequence CTGAGCGGTCTTGTGCGTAGCATCAGCGGACAGTTGCTGTCTGCAGGAATCGATACGCCTGAGCACGATGCGAGGATGTTGGTGTCCGAAGCTTTCTCGATGAGCCTTGCTGATTTGCGTATGGCAGAAATTCTTAACAAAACCGTTGTGGATATGATGCCTGTATCAGCACCAGAATTGTCCTCAACAGCTGCTGCAGCACCAATAACCCCCCAGAAGTTACTTAACGATTTATCGAGTCAGGTTGTCCGGCGTATGCAGCGAGAGCCCTTGCAACTCATACAGGGACACACTTGGTTTCGATACATTGATGTGCAAGTGGGTCCAGGGGTGTTTATACCCCGACCTGAAACGGAAAGCCTTGTTCAGTCAGGTATTGATTGGATACAACAACAGCACATCGTGAAGCCGCGAATTGTAGATTTATGTGCCGGTAGTGGAGTTATTGGCTTATCTCTGTGTAAAGAGCTCCCGAAGGCACAAGTCTGGGCTGTGGAACGCAGTCCCGCCGCAAGCGTGTGGACTGCTAAGAACCGCGACGCATTGATTGACAATGCCGGCATCTCCCCTACCCAATACCAACTTGCTTTGGCTGATGCCACTGACTCTGCCACTCTTGATGAACTGGACGGTTCTATCGATATGGTGATTTCTAATCCACCATATATTCCTGAAGATAACGCTCCGACTCAACCTGAAGTAGTTGATTGGGATCCAGCAATGGCACTGTATGGCGGCTCAGCTGATGGACTGCGCATACCTGCAGCGATTATTCGCAGAGCTTCATCCTTCCTGCATCAAGGTGGTGTGTTGCTTATGGAACATGACATCACTCAAGCTAAAGCACTATGCGATCAGGCTCGTCAACACGGATTTACACATGCACGTACCGCGGATGATTTAACAGGACGTCCTCGTTTTCTGGTTGCGACGCTGTAA
- the prfA gene encoding peptide chain release factor 1, which translates to MPSDEQFPAAATALSEYQRIEQQMSDPAVASDPNAMRKLGRRHAELGSIVSIYREYQHLIDDYEAAQEMAAEDSDFAEEAKRLEANIPEAAERLRTALIPRDPDDSRNTIMEIKAGSGGEEAALFAGDLLRMYTRYTEKRGWSTEVMNENTTELGGIKDIQLAIRSKGTVAPADGVWASLKYEGGVHRVQRVPVTESQGRIQTSAAGVIVFPEADEDDDEIDIDAKDLKIDIFMSSGPGGQSVNTTYSAVRMTHIPTGIVVSMQDQKSQIQNRQAALRVLKSRLLAMKHEQDAAEAADMRHSQVRSLDRSERIRTYNFPENRIVDHRTGYKAYNLDQVLDGDLQEIINSDISADEAERLERKQ; encoded by the coding sequence GTGCCATCCGATGAACAATTTCCCGCAGCTGCTACAGCTCTTAGCGAGTACCAACGCATAGAGCAGCAGATGAGCGATCCTGCGGTTGCCTCCGATCCGAACGCTATGCGTAAGCTTGGGCGCCGGCATGCGGAACTTGGTTCCATTGTCAGCATTTATCGTGAATACCAACACCTTATAGATGACTACGAAGCAGCTCAAGAGATGGCGGCAGAAGACAGCGACTTTGCTGAAGAAGCCAAACGATTAGAGGCCAACATACCTGAGGCTGCCGAACGTTTGCGCACTGCATTGATTCCTCGTGACCCTGACGATTCACGCAATACGATTATGGAAATTAAAGCTGGCAGCGGTGGCGAAGAAGCTGCTCTGTTCGCTGGTGATTTGCTGCGTATGTACACCCGTTATACCGAAAAGCGTGGTTGGTCCACAGAAGTGATGAACGAAAATACTACAGAGCTTGGTGGTATCAAAGATATTCAGCTGGCTATTCGCTCAAAGGGCACTGTAGCTCCGGCTGATGGCGTATGGGCAAGCTTGAAATACGAAGGTGGAGTACATCGTGTGCAACGTGTCCCTGTAACCGAGTCACAGGGCCGCATTCAAACCTCGGCTGCTGGTGTGATTGTGTTTCCGGAAGCTGATGAAGATGACGACGAGATTGATATCGACGCCAAGGATCTGAAGATTGACATCTTCATGAGTTCCGGTCCTGGTGGGCAGTCGGTGAACACCACGTATTCAGCCGTCCGTATGACCCATATCCCCACGGGGATTGTGGTCAGTATGCAGGATCAGAAATCACAGATTCAAAATCGGCAAGCTGCTCTGCGTGTTTTGAAGTCACGACTTCTCGCTATGAAACACGAGCAAGATGCTGCAGAAGCCGCAGATATGCGTCACTCACAGGTCCGTTCTCTTGACCGCTCTGAGCGCATACGCACTTACAACTTCCCTGAAAACCGTATTGTCGATCACCGTACTGGATACAAGGCCTATAACCTTGATCAAGTACTCGATGGTGACCTACAAGAGATTATTAACTCCGATATCAGTGCGGATGAAGCCGAAAGACTTGAACGTAAGCAGTGA
- the rpmE gene encoding 50S ribosomal protein L31, translating to MKQGIHPEYHAVEVLCSCGNSFVTRSTAAGDHMTVDVCSKCHPFYTGKQKILDTGGRVARFEARYGKKNK from the coding sequence ATGAAGCAGGGTATCCATCCTGAATATCACGCAGTAGAAGTGCTGTGCTCATGCGGCAATAGCTTTGTTACGCGCTCCACTGCAGCAGGCGATCACATGACCGTCGATGTCTGCTCGAAGTGCCATCCCTTCTATACCGGCAAGCAGAAGATTCTCGACACGGGTGGCCGTGTCGCACGCTTCGAAGCTCGCTACGGTAAGAAGAACAAGTAG